Proteins encoded in a region of the Podarcis muralis chromosome 6, rPodMur119.hap1.1, whole genome shotgun sequence genome:
- the LOC144328055 gene encoding phospholipase A2 inhibitor alpha-like protein — protein MRLFLAFSVLLLGTSLTSSHPTPDEDLNKRVHSLEETVNHLKIKLDALDNAFFTVHKARSFGTGSERLYTTNLGEGDFETLSATCLAAGGHVPSPKKEAEANALQSVLKRHEKSAYVTGHNFDAYTNWAFGEPSNSDGSKNCTKAAKDGKWHSTSCKEKLLTVCEFSFIP, from the exons ATGCGTCTGTTTCTAGCATTCAGTGTTCTTCTTCTGGGAACATCTTTGACCAGCTCACATCCAACCCCAGACGAAGATTTGAACAAAA GAGTACACAGTTTGGAAGAAACTGTGAAccatttgaaaataaaattggaCGCACTAGACAATGCTTTTTTTACAGTCCATAAAG CTCGCAGTTTTGGAACTGGCAGTGAAAGGTTATACACCACAAATCTTGGTGAAGGGGACTTCGAAACGCTCAGTGCCACCTGTCTCGCCGCTGGCGGTCATGTTCCTTCTCCGAAGAAGGAGGCTGAGGCCAACGCTTTGCAGAGTGTGTTGAAGAGGCATGAGAAATCGGCCTATGTTACGGGCCACAATTTTGACGCATACACAAACTGGGCATTTGGGGAACCAAGCAACTCTGATGGATCTAAGAACTGTACAAAAGCTGCCAAAGATGGAAAGTGGCACTCTACATCATGCAAAGAGAAGCTCCTCACTGTTTGTGAATTTTCCTTTATCCCCTAA